In the genome of Oenanthe melanoleuca isolate GR-GAL-2019-014 chromosome 21, OMel1.0, whole genome shotgun sequence, one region contains:
- the FAM43B gene encoding protein FAM43B, with the protein MLPWRRSKFVLVENERKCKGKSLGPGLSYAALLAGFLRSCPDLLPECPLERLGSVFRGKRQKVELNKEDPTYTVRYLGNAVTLHAKGEGCTEEAVGKIWAKSEAGAGGAKMKLTLGPHGIRMTPCEKGARRPGHAYLLHRITYCAADRRHPKVFAWVYRHQVKNKAVVLRCHAVLVSKADKARAMALLLYQTSASAFNEFKRLKRQSDFRHAQQQLLGDAIVPLVPLRRLLNAKCPYRPPAERARCAPRLSSILEEEEEEALGGGAALADPGRAAVLRLASDMRGCSLRGPVC; encoded by the coding sequence ATGCTGCCCTGGCGCCGGAGCAAGTTCGTGCTGGTGGAAAATGAACGTAAGTGCAAAGGCAAGAGCCTGGGGCCGGGGCTGAGCTACGCGGCGCTGCTGGCCGGCTTCCTCCGCTCCTGCCCGGACCTGCTGCCCGAGTGCCCGCTGGAGCGCCTGGGCAGCGTCTTCCGCGGCAAGCGGCAGAAAGTGGAGCTCAACAAGGAGGACCCGACGTACACGGTGCGGTACCTGGGCAACGCCGTCACCCTGCACGCCAAGGGCGAGGGCTGCACCGAGGAGGCGGTGGGCAAGATCTGGGCCAAGAGCGAGGCGGGCGCCGGCGGGGCCAAGATGAAGCTGACGCTGGGCCCGCACGGCATCCGCATGACGCCCTGCGAGAAGGGGGCCCGCCGGCCGGGCCACGCGTACCTGCTGCACCGCATCACCTACTGCGCCGCCGACCGCCGGCACCCCAAGGTGTTCGCCTGGGTGTACCGGCACCAGGTGAAGAACAAGGCGGTGGTGCTGCGCTGCCACGCCGTGCTGGTGTCCAAGGCCGACAAGGCCCGCGCCATGGCCCTGCTGCTCTACCAGACCTCGGCCTCCGCCTTCAACGAGTTCAAGCGCCTCAAGAGACAGAGCGATTTCCGCCACgcgcagcagcagctgctgggcgACGCCATCGTGCCCTTGGTGCCGCTCCGCAGGCTGCTCAACGCCAAGTGCCCCTACCGCCCGCCGGCCGAGCGCGCCCGCTGCGCCCCTCGCCTCAGCTCCatcctggaggaggaggaggaggaggcctTGGGCGGCGGGGCGGCCTTGGCGGACCCCGGGCGAGCGGCCGTGCTGCGGCTGGCCAGCGACATGAGGGGGTGCAGCCTGCGCGGGCCCGTGTGCTGA
- the CDA gene encoding cytidine deaminase, with protein MEGGGQQPVPAVPSGQPQGDHLQLLLRRSREAKKCAYCPYSQFPVGAALLTTGGQIFSGCNVENACHSLGVCAERTAIQKAISEGHTSFKAMAIASDMGDQFIVPCGACRQVMREFGTDWDVYLTKADGTYIVKRLEELLPLSFGPEDLKRV; from the exons ATGGAGGGAGGCGGGCAGCAGCcggtccctgctgtcccctcgGGCCAGCCGCAGGGTGaccatctccagctcctgctgcgCCGCAGCCGGGAGGCCAAAAAATGCGCTTACTGTCCCTACAGCCAGTTCCCGGTGGGAGCCGCGCTGCTCACCACCGGCGGGCAGATCTTCTCGG GGTGCAACGTGGAGAACGcctgccacagcctgggggtGTGTGCGGAGCGCACCGCCATCCAAAAAGCCATCTCGGAGGGGCACACCAGCTTCAAAGCCATGGCCATCGCCAG TGACATGGGGGACCAGTTCATCGTGCCCTGTGGCGCCTGCAGACAAGTGATGAGAGAG TTTGGCACAGACTGGGATGTCTACTTGACCAAAGCAGATGGCACCTACATTGTCaagaggctggaggagctgctgccactctCCTTTGGCCCTGAGGACCTGAAAAGGGTCTGA
- the PINK1 gene encoding serine/threonine-protein kinase PINK1, mitochondrial, which produces MAVRLLLARALRLLPRCRPPCAPRAPRADPRPGPGPAPAAPPAPWRPWLAWLPAARRLFLRGPAGGLAAAARRGRGGVCLALAMALGLVEPRLEEQRRAEAACHHIQTVFVGKNKPQKDPLSSSRWQGFKLEEYLIGQPIGKGCSAAVYEAAIPFCPRPGDHVESSPLPAVQQDPGSASQGAEEEPVVKHQPKGAFPLAIKMMWNISAGSSSEAILDAMGRELVPATGVALSGEYGAASGHRKPVLGRKKLQPHPNIIQVIRAFTSSVPLLPGAFADYPDVLPLSLNPRGIGHSRTLFLVMKNYPCTLRQYLQENSPDVHLSTVMILQLLEGVDHLVRHGIAHRDLKSDNILVEFDPAGCPWLVITDFGCCLADENLGLRLPFTSSYVDRGGNGCLMAPEVITASPGPGTVINYSKADAWAVGAIAYEILGLPNPFYGHGDSALESRSYQEDQLPSLPNHVPLEVKQVIKMLLQRDPNKRLSARVAANVLHLSLWGDSFVTSRTLKPDQMIAWLLCQSAATLLTNRLAEKSQVETKMKMCFLANLEFEDLWAAIFLLLAWRSQSG; this is translated from the exons ATGGCGGtgcggctgctgctggcccGGGCCCTGCGGCTCCTCCCGCGGTGCCGCCCGCCCTgcgcgccccgcgccccccgcgccgacccccgccccggccccggccccgcgcccgccgctccGCCCGCGCCATGGCGGCCCTGGCTGGCCTGGCTGCCGGCCGCCCGCCGCCTCTTCCTGCGCGGCCCGGCGGGCGGGCTGGCGGCCGctgcgcggcggggccgcggcggtGTGTGCCTGGCGCTGGCCATGGCGCTGGGCCTGGTGGAGCCGCGCCTGGAGGAGCAGCGCCGGGCTGAGGCGGCGTGTCACCACATCCAG ACCGTGTTTGTTGGGAAGAACAAGCCGCAGAAAGATCCCCTGAGCTCCTCCCGCTGGCAGGGCTTCAAGCTGGAGGAGTATCTCATCGGGCAGCCCATCGGgaagggctgcagtgctgctgtctaTGAAGCAGCTATTCCCTTCTGCCCCCGTCCTGGGGATCATGTGGAGAGCAGTCCTCTCCCAGCCGTGCAGCAGGACCCTGGCTCAGCTTCCCAGGGGGCTGAAGAGGAGCCTGTAGTGAAGCACCAACCAAAAGGGGCTTTTCCCTTAGCTATCAAAATGATGTGGAACATTTCG GCCGGTTCCTCGAGTGAAGCCATCCTGGATGCCATGGGCCGAGAGCTGGTCCCAGCCACGGGCGTCGCCTTGTCTGGGGAATATGGAGCTGCCTCTGGCCACAG AAAACCTGTCCTTGGGAGGAAGAAGCTGCAACCTCATCCAAATATCATCCAGGTGATCCGGGCATTCACatcctctgtccctctgctgcctggagcctTTGCTGACTATCCTGATGTCCTTCCACTGAGCCTGAACCCCAGAGGGATCGGCCACAGCCGCACGCTCTTCTTGGTGATGAAGAA TTACCCCTGCACTCTGCGCCAGTATCTGCAGGAGAACTCTCCAGATGTTCACCTCTCCACAGTGATGATTCTGCAGCTCTTGGAAGGTGTGGACCACCTTGTTCGACATGGAATAGCACACAGAGACCTCAAGTCTGACAACATTCTGGTTGAATTTGATCCTG ctggctgtccctggctggtCATCACTGACTTTGGCTGCTGTTTGGCAGATGAAAACCTCGGCCTGAGGCTGCCCTTCACCAGCTCCTATGTGGATCGGGGTGGCAATGGCTGCCTTATGGCACCTGAG GTGATCACAGCATCACCTGGTCCAGGCACAGTGATCAACTACAGTAAAGCTGATGCTTGGGCTGTTGGAGCGATTGCCTACGAAATCCTGGGCCTGCCTAATCCTTTCTATGGCCATGGGGACTCTGCTCTGGAAAGCAGAAGTTATCAGGAGGACCAGCTGCCAAGCCTGCCCAACCATGTGCCCCTGGAAGTGAAGCAGGTGATAAAGATGCTGCTTCAGAGAGATCCCAACAAG AGGCTGTCTGCCAGAGTGGCTGCCAACGTGCTGCACTTGAGCCTCTGGGGTGACAGTTTTGTGACATCCAGGACCCTGAAACCTGACCAGATGAttgcctggctgctctgccagtcTGCAGCCACCCTGCTCACCAACAGGCTGGCAGAGAAGAGCCAGGTAGAAACCAAAATGAAGATGTGCTTCTTGGCAAACCTCGAGTTTGAAGACCTCTGGGCAGCAATATTCCTGTTGCTGGCCTGGAGAAGCCAGTCTGGGTGA
- the AGMAT gene encoding agmatinase, mitochondrial codes for MRPLLWAACSQLLPRGAGLCAPKLAGTTMVTSSHHSLQPSTLLATSSSPASASAGFLQPLVPGSRAPSCWSSGFNVPPSAQLVARPAGVCSMMKLPVQASAEGLDVAFVGVPLDTGTSNRPGARFGPRQIRAESSMLRRFHGSTGAAPFDSLRVADLGDVNVNLYNLADSCRLIRHSYQHIVASGCVPLTLGGDHTITYPILQALAAKHGPVGLVHVDAHTDTGAGALGEKIYHGSTFRLCVQEGLLDCGRVVQIGIRGSSYEPDPHKYCREQGFRVVLAEECWMKSLEPLMREVRAQLGDKPVYISFDIDGLDPAYAPGTGTPEIAGLTPAQALEIIRGCKGLNIVGCDLVEVAPMYDVSGNTALLGANLLFEMLCVLPGVKTL; via the exons ATGAGGCCTCTGCtgtgggctgcctgcagccagctgctgccccGGGGGGCTGGGCTCTGCGCCCCCAAGCTGGCTGGGACCACTATGGTGACCTCCTcacaccacagcctgcagccctCAACCCTTCTGgccacctccagctccccagccagTGCATCTGCAGggttcctgcagcccctggtcccggggagcagagcccccagctgctggagctcgGGGTTCAATGTGCCCCCCAGCGCCCAGCTCGTGGCCCGGCCTGCGGGGGTGTGCTCCATGATGAAGCTTCCCGTGCAGGCGTCAGCAGAGGGACTGGACGTGGCGTTCGTGGGAGTTCCGCTGGACACGGGCACATCCAACCGGCCAGGAGCCAG GTTCGGGCCGCGCCAGATCCGCGCCGAGTCCTCCATGCTGCGGCGGTTCCACGGCAGCACCGGCGCGGCGCCGTTCGACTCGCTGCGCGTGGCCGACCTGGGGGACGTGAACGTCAACCTCTACAACCTGGCCGACAGCTGCCGCCTCATCCGCCACTCCTACCAGCACATCGTGGCCTCTGGCTGCGTGCCCCTCACCCTGG GTGGAGATCACACCATAACATACCCAATCCTGCAGGCCCTGGCGGCAAA GCACGGTCCCGTGGGCCTGGTGCACGTGGATGCTCACACCGACACCGGGGCCGGGGCTCTGGGGGAGAAGATCTACCACGGCAGCACGTTCCGGCTCTGCgtgcaggaggggctgctggaCTGCGGCCGAGTGGTTCAGATCGGCATCCGAGGCTCCTCCTACGAGCCCGACCCCCACAAGTACTGCCGGGAGCAG GGTTTCCGGGTGGTCCTGGCTGAGGAGTGCTGGATGAAGTCCCTGGAGCCGCTGATGAGGGAGgtgagggcacagctgggggacaAGCCAGTGTACATCAGCTTCGACATCGACGGGCTGGACCCCGCCTACGCCCCGGGCACGGGCACTCCGGAGATAGCCGGGCTCACACCCGCGCAG GCTTTGGAGATTATTCGTGGCTGCAAAGGGCTGAACATTGTGGGGTGTGACCTTG